The following proteins are encoded in a genomic region of Nomascus leucogenys isolate Asia chromosome 17, Asia_NLE_v1, whole genome shotgun sequence:
- the LOC100591958 gene encoding alpha-(1,3)-fucosyltransferase 5-like — protein sequence MDLLGAAKPQRPWRRCLAGLLFQLLVAVCFFSYLRVSRDDATGSPRPGLMAVEPVTGAPNGSRCQHSMATPARPTLLILLWTWPFNTPMALPRCSEMVPGAADCNITADSNVYPQADAVIMHHWDIMHTPGANLLPPTRPQGQRWIWFSMESPSNCQHLEALDGYFNLTMSYRSDSDIFTPYGWLEPWSGQPAHPPLNLSAKTELVAWAVSSWKPDSARVRYYQSLQAHLKVDVYGRSHKPLPQGTMMETLSRYKFYLAFENSLHPDYITEKLWKNALEAWAVPVVLGPSRSNYERFLPPDAFIHVDDFQSPKDLARYLQELDKDHARYLSYFRWRETLRPRFFSWALDFCKACWKLQQESRYQTVRSIAAWFN from the coding sequence ATGGATCTCCTGGGCGCTGCCAAGCCACAACGGCCGTGGCGCCGCTGTCTGGCCGGGCTGCTGTTTCAGCTGCTGGTGGCTGTGTGTTTCTTCTCCTACCTGCGTGTGTCCCGAGACGATGCCACTGGATCCCCTAGGCCAGGGCTCATGGCAGTGGAACCTGTCACTGGGGCTCCCAATGGGTCCCGCTGCCAGCATAGCATGGCAACCCCTGCCCGCCCCACCCTCCTGATCCTGCTGTGGACGTGGCCTTTTAACACACCCATGGCTCTGCCCCGCTGCTCAGAGATGGTGCCCGGCGCGGCTGACTGCAACATCACTGCTGACTCCAATGTGTACCCACAGGCAGACGCGGTCATCATGCACCACTGGGATATCATGCACACCCCCGGTGCCAACCTCCTGCCCCCGACCAGGCCGCAGGGGCAGCGCTGGATCTGGTTCAGCATGGAGTCCCCCAGCAATTGCCAGCACCTGGAAGCCCTGGACGGATACTTCAATCTCACCATGTCCTACCGCAGCGACTCCGACATCTTCACACCCTACGGCTGGCTGGAGCCATGGTCCGGCCAGCCTGCCCACCCACCGCTCAACCTCTCGGCCAAGACCGAGCTGGTGGCCTGGGCAGTGTCCAGCTGGAAGCCGGACTCGGCCAGGGTGCGCTACTACCAGAGCCTGCAGGCCCATCTCAAGGTGGATGTGTACGGGCGTTCCCACAAGCCCCTGCCCCAGGGGACCATGATGGAGACGCTGTCCCGGTACAAGTTCTACCTGGCCTTCGAGAACTCCTTGCACCCTGACTACATCACTGAGAAGCTGTGGAAGAACGCCCTGGAGGCCTGGGCCGTGCCCGTGGTGCTGGGCCCCAGCAGAAGCAACTACGAGAGGTTCCTGCCGCCCGACGCCTTCATCCACGTGGACGACTTCCAGAGCCCCAAGGACCTGGCCCGGTACCTGCAGGAGCTGGACAAGGACCACGCCCGCTACCTGAGCTACTTTCGCTGGCGGGAGACGCTGCGGCCTCGCTTCTTCAGCTGGGCACTGGATTTCTGCAAGGCCTGCTGGAAACTGCAGCAGGAATCCAGGTACCAGACGGTGCGCAGCATAGCAGCTTGGTTCAACTGA
- the NRTN gene encoding neurturin: MQRWKAAALASVLCSSVLSIWMCREGLLLSHRLGPALVPLRRLPRTLDARIARLAQYRALLQGAPDAVELRELTPWAGRPPGPRRRAGPRRRRARARSGARPCGLRELEVRVSELGLGYASDETVLFRYCAGACEAAARVYDFGLRRLRQRRRLRRERVRAQPCCRPTAYEDEVSFLDAHSRYHTVHELSARECACV, encoded by the exons ATGCAGCGCTGGAAGGCGGCGGCCTTGGCCTCAGTGCTCTGCAGCTCCGTGCTGTCCATCTGGATGTGTCGAGAGGGCCTGCTTCTCAGCCACCGCCTCGGACCCGCGCTGGTCCCCCTGCGCCGCCTGCCTCGAACCCTGGACGCCCGGATTGCCCGCCTGGCCCAGT ACCGTGCACTGCTGCAGGGCGCCCCGGATGCGGTGGAGCTGCGCGAGCTGACGCCCTGGGCTGGGCGGCCCCCAGGTCCGCGCCGTCGGGCGGGGCCCCGGCGGCGGCGCGCGCGTGCGCGGTCGGGGGCGCGGCCGTGCGGGTTGCGCGAGCTGGAGGTGCGCGTGAGCGAGCTGGGCCTGGGCTATGCGTCCGACGAGACGGTGCTGTTCCGCTACTGCGCAGGCGCCTGCGAGGCTGCCGCGCGCGTCTACGACTTCGGGCTGCGACGACTGCGCCAGCGGCGGCGCCTGCGGCGGGAGCGGGTGCGCGCGCAGCCCTGCTGCCGCCCGACGGCCTACGAGGACGAGGTGTCCTTCTTGGACGCGCACAGCCGCTACCACACTGTGCACGAGCTGTCGGCGCGCGAGTGCGCCTGCGTGTGA